A genomic region of Zea mays cultivar B73 chromosome 6, Zm-B73-REFERENCE-NAM-5.0, whole genome shotgun sequence contains the following coding sequences:
- the LOC103630587 gene encoding serine/threonine-protein kinase tricorner-like isoform X1: MDSVRSWFQKFQPRDKSKRPVVAARHGKDPGKPPMDDAPSSATKQRVAAAKQYIENHYKTQMKSLQDRKERRWMLERKLQDAEVPVEEQNNILKHLEKKETEYMRLQRHKMGVEDFELLTIIGRGAFGEVRLCREKVSKNVYAMKKLKKSEMLRRGQVEHVKAERNLLAEVDSAYIVKLYYSFQDEEFLYLIMEYLPGGDMMTLLMRKDTLTEDEARFYIAETVLAIESIHKHNYVHRDIKPDNLLLDHSGHLKLSDFGLCKPLDSSNFPNLNEPDYMSGKVTTPLPDTTRLSNPSAPRRTQQEQLSHWQKNRRMLAYSTVGTPDYIAPEVLLKKGYGTECDWWSLGAIMYEMLVGYPPFYSEDPMSTCRKIVNWRSHLKFPEEAKLPPEAKALISKLLCNVEHRLGTKGAHEIKAHPWFGGVQWEKLYQMKAAFIPEVNGELDTQNFENFEEIGTQIQSSSKSGPWRKMLPSKDANFVGYTYKNFEIVNDDEVAGIELKKKSSKPKRPTIKTMFERMDEEEPVQGSFLSMLPPEGQPSSHSSVPQEKYQPRRK; the protein is encoded by the exons ATGGATTCTGTGAGAAGTTGGTTCCAGAAGTTCCAGCCGAGAGACAAATCGAAGAGGCCAGTGGTGGCTGCCAGACATGGAAAAGATCCAGGAAAGCCCCCGATGGACGATGCCCCTTCTAGTGCGACGAAACAGAGGGTTGCCGCTGCAAAACAGTACATTGAGAACCACTACAAGACCCAGATGAAGTCCCTGCAAGATAGGAAAGAGAG GCGCTGGATGTTGGAGAGAAAATTACAAGATGCCGAAGTTCCTGTAGAAGAGCAAAATAACATTCTTAAGCATTTGGAGAAAAAAGAGACTGAATATATGCGCTTGCAGAGACACAAGATGGGAGTTGAAGATTTTGAACTTTTGACTATTATTGGGAGAGGTGCATTCGGAGAG GTGCGTCTTTGTAGAGAGAAGGTCTCTAAGAATGTTTATGCAATGAAAAAGCTCAAGAAATCTGAAATGCTTCGTAGGGGCCAG GTAGAACATGTCAAAGCTGAAAGGAACCTTCTTGCTGAAGTTGATAGTGCTTACATAGTTAAGCTCTATTATTCTTTCCAAGACGAAGAGTTCTTATATCTCATCATGGAATACCTTCCTGGTGGAGACATGATGACTTTACTTATGCGCAAAGACACACTAACAGAAGATGAAGCTAGATTTTATATTGCAGAAACTGTGCTTGCCATCGAGTCTATTCACAAGCACAACTATGTTCATCG GGATATCAAACCAGATAATCTTTTGTTAGATCACAGTGGTCACCTGAAGCTTTCTGACTTCGGTTTGTGTAAACCTTTGGACAGCAGTAATTTCCCTAATTTGAATGAACCAGATTATATGTCTGGAAAAGTTACCACACCTTTGCCTGATACCACTCGGTTAAGCAACCCTTCTGCACCGAGGCGTACACAGCAGGAGCAATTGTCACACTGGCAAAAGAACCGTCGGATGTTG GCATACTCAACAGTCGGTACACCTGATTATATTGCTCCAGAAGTGCTACTGAAGAAAGGATATGGAACGGAGTGTGACTG gTGGTCCCTTGGTGCTATTATGTATGAAATGCTAGTTGGTTACCCTCCATTTTATTCAGAGGACCCAATGTCTACTTGCAGAAAG ATTGTGAACTGGAGAAGTCACTTGAAATTCCCTGAAGAGGCAAAGCTTCCTCCTGAAGCTAAGGCTCTCATCAGCAAGCTTTTGTGTAATGTTGAGCATCGACTTGGTACAAAAGGAGCCCATGAAATAAAA GCGCATCCATGGTTCGGAGGTGTTCAGTGGGAGAAGTTGTATCAGATGAAAGCTGCTTTCATACCAGAAGTTAATGGAGAGTTGGATACTCAGAATTTTGAGAATTTCGAGGAG ATTGGAACTCAAATTCAAAGTTCATCCAAGTCAGGCCCTTGGAGAAAG ATGCTTCCATCCAAAGATGCAAACTTTGTTGGGTATACGTACAAGAACTTTGAAATTGTGAATGATGATGAAGTGGCAGGAATTG AGTTGAAGAAAAAGAGTTCCAAACCAAAGCGACCAACCATCAAGACAATGTTTG AGAGGATGGACGAAGAGGAGCCTGTTCAAGGGAGTTTCTTAAGTATGTTGCCCCCGGAGGGCCAACCTTCGTCCCACTCCAGCGTTCCACAGGAAAAATACCAACCTCGCCGTAAATAG
- the LOC103630587 gene encoding serine/threonine-protein kinase tricorner-like: protein MDSVRSWFQKFQPRDKSKRPVVAARHGKDPGKPPMDDAPSSATKQRVAAAKQYIENHYKTQMKSLQDRKERRWMLERKLQDAEVPVEEQNNILKHLEKKETEYMRLQRHKMGVEDFELLTIIGRGAFGEVRLCREKVSKNVYAMKKLKKSEMLRRGQVEHVKAERNLLAEVDSAYIVKLYYSFQDEEFLYLIMEYLPGGDMMTLLMRKDTLTEDEARFYIAETVLAIESIHKHNYVHRDIKPDNLLLDHSGHLKLSDFGLCKPLDSSNFPNLNEPDYMSGKVTTPLPDTTRLSNPSAPRRTQQEQLSHWQKNRRMLAYSTVGTPDYIAPEVLLKKGYGTECDWWSLGAIMYEMLVGYPPFYSEDPMSTCRKIVNWRSHLKFPEEAKLPPEAKALISKLLCNVEHRLGTKGAHEIKAHPWFGGVQWEKLYQMKAAFIPEVNGELDTQNFENFEEIGTQIQSSSKSGPWRKMLPSKDANFVGYTYKNFEIVNDDEVAGIAELKKKSSKPKRPTIKTMFERMDEEEPVQGSFLSMLPPEGQPSSHSSVPQEKYQPRRK from the exons ATGGATTCTGTGAGAAGTTGGTTCCAGAAGTTCCAGCCGAGAGACAAATCGAAGAGGCCAGTGGTGGCTGCCAGACATGGAAAAGATCCAGGAAAGCCCCCGATGGACGATGCCCCTTCTAGTGCGACGAAACAGAGGGTTGCCGCTGCAAAACAGTACATTGAGAACCACTACAAGACCCAGATGAAGTCCCTGCAAGATAGGAAAGAGAG GCGCTGGATGTTGGAGAGAAAATTACAAGATGCCGAAGTTCCTGTAGAAGAGCAAAATAACATTCTTAAGCATTTGGAGAAAAAAGAGACTGAATATATGCGCTTGCAGAGACACAAGATGGGAGTTGAAGATTTTGAACTTTTGACTATTATTGGGAGAGGTGCATTCGGAGAG GTGCGTCTTTGTAGAGAGAAGGTCTCTAAGAATGTTTATGCAATGAAAAAGCTCAAGAAATCTGAAATGCTTCGTAGGGGCCAG GTAGAACATGTCAAAGCTGAAAGGAACCTTCTTGCTGAAGTTGATAGTGCTTACATAGTTAAGCTCTATTATTCTTTCCAAGACGAAGAGTTCTTATATCTCATCATGGAATACCTTCCTGGTGGAGACATGATGACTTTACTTATGCGCAAAGACACACTAACAGAAGATGAAGCTAGATTTTATATTGCAGAAACTGTGCTTGCCATCGAGTCTATTCACAAGCACAACTATGTTCATCG GGATATCAAACCAGATAATCTTTTGTTAGATCACAGTGGTCACCTGAAGCTTTCTGACTTCGGTTTGTGTAAACCTTTGGACAGCAGTAATTTCCCTAATTTGAATGAACCAGATTATATGTCTGGAAAAGTTACCACACCTTTGCCTGATACCACTCGGTTAAGCAACCCTTCTGCACCGAGGCGTACACAGCAGGAGCAATTGTCACACTGGCAAAAGAACCGTCGGATGTTG GCATACTCAACAGTCGGTACACCTGATTATATTGCTCCAGAAGTGCTACTGAAGAAAGGATATGGAACGGAGTGTGACTG gTGGTCCCTTGGTGCTATTATGTATGAAATGCTAGTTGGTTACCCTCCATTTTATTCAGAGGACCCAATGTCTACTTGCAGAAAG ATTGTGAACTGGAGAAGTCACTTGAAATTCCCTGAAGAGGCAAAGCTTCCTCCTGAAGCTAAGGCTCTCATCAGCAAGCTTTTGTGTAATGTTGAGCATCGACTTGGTACAAAAGGAGCCCATGAAATAAAA GCGCATCCATGGTTCGGAGGTGTTCAGTGGGAGAAGTTGTATCAGATGAAAGCTGCTTTCATACCAGAAGTTAATGGAGAGTTGGATACTCAGAATTTTGAGAATTTCGAGGAG ATTGGAACTCAAATTCAAAGTTCATCCAAGTCAGGCCCTTGGAGAAAG ATGCTTCCATCCAAAGATGCAAACTTTGTTGGGTATACGTACAAGAACTTTGAAATTGTGAATGATGATGAAGTGGCAGGAATTG CAGAGTTGAAGAAAAAGAGTTCCAAACCAAAGCGACCAACCATCAAGACAATGTTTG AGAGGATGGACGAAGAGGAGCCTGTTCAAGGGAGTTTCTTAAGTATGTTGCCCCCGGAGGGCCAACCTTCGTCCCACTCCAGCGTTCCACAGGAAAAATACCAACCTCGCCGTAAATAG
- the LOC103630587 gene encoding serine/threonine-protein kinase tricorner-like isoform X3: protein MLERKLQDAEVPVEEQNNILKHLEKKETEYMRLQRHKMGVEDFELLTIIGRGAFGEVRLCREKVSKNVYAMKKLKKSEMLRRGQVEHVKAERNLLAEVDSAYIVKLYYSFQDEEFLYLIMEYLPGGDMMTLLMRKDTLTEDEARFYIAETVLAIESIHKHNYVHRDIKPDNLLLDHSGHLKLSDFGLCKPLDSSNFPNLNEPDYMSGKVTTPLPDTTRLSNPSAPRRTQQEQLSHWQKNRRMLAYSTVGTPDYIAPEVLLKKGYGTECDWWSLGAIMYEMLVGYPPFYSEDPMSTCRKIVNWRSHLKFPEEAKLPPEAKALISKLLCNVEHRLGTKGAHEIKAHPWFGGVQWEKLYQMKAAFIPEVNGELDTQNFENFEEIGTQIQSSSKSGPWRKMLPSKDANFVGYTYKNFEIVNDDEVAGIELKKKSSKPKRPTIKTMFERMDEEEPVQGSFLSMLPPEGQPSSHSSVPQEKYQPRRK, encoded by the exons ATGTTGGAGAGAAAATTACAAGATGCCGAAGTTCCTGTAGAAGAGCAAAATAACATTCTTAAGCATTTGGAGAAAAAAGAGACTGAATATATGCGCTTGCAGAGACACAAGATGGGAGTTGAAGATTTTGAACTTTTGACTATTATTGGGAGAGGTGCATTCGGAGAG GTGCGTCTTTGTAGAGAGAAGGTCTCTAAGAATGTTTATGCAATGAAAAAGCTCAAGAAATCTGAAATGCTTCGTAGGGGCCAG GTAGAACATGTCAAAGCTGAAAGGAACCTTCTTGCTGAAGTTGATAGTGCTTACATAGTTAAGCTCTATTATTCTTTCCAAGACGAAGAGTTCTTATATCTCATCATGGAATACCTTCCTGGTGGAGACATGATGACTTTACTTATGCGCAAAGACACACTAACAGAAGATGAAGCTAGATTTTATATTGCAGAAACTGTGCTTGCCATCGAGTCTATTCACAAGCACAACTATGTTCATCG GGATATCAAACCAGATAATCTTTTGTTAGATCACAGTGGTCACCTGAAGCTTTCTGACTTCGGTTTGTGTAAACCTTTGGACAGCAGTAATTTCCCTAATTTGAATGAACCAGATTATATGTCTGGAAAAGTTACCACACCTTTGCCTGATACCACTCGGTTAAGCAACCCTTCTGCACCGAGGCGTACACAGCAGGAGCAATTGTCACACTGGCAAAAGAACCGTCGGATGTTG GCATACTCAACAGTCGGTACACCTGATTATATTGCTCCAGAAGTGCTACTGAAGAAAGGATATGGAACGGAGTGTGACTG gTGGTCCCTTGGTGCTATTATGTATGAAATGCTAGTTGGTTACCCTCCATTTTATTCAGAGGACCCAATGTCTACTTGCAGAAAG ATTGTGAACTGGAGAAGTCACTTGAAATTCCCTGAAGAGGCAAAGCTTCCTCCTGAAGCTAAGGCTCTCATCAGCAAGCTTTTGTGTAATGTTGAGCATCGACTTGGTACAAAAGGAGCCCATGAAATAAAA GCGCATCCATGGTTCGGAGGTGTTCAGTGGGAGAAGTTGTATCAGATGAAAGCTGCTTTCATACCAGAAGTTAATGGAGAGTTGGATACTCAGAATTTTGAGAATTTCGAGGAG ATTGGAACTCAAATTCAAAGTTCATCCAAGTCAGGCCCTTGGAGAAAG ATGCTTCCATCCAAAGATGCAAACTTTGTTGGGTATACGTACAAGAACTTTGAAATTGTGAATGATGATGAAGTGGCAGGAATTG AGTTGAAGAAAAAGAGTTCCAAACCAAAGCGACCAACCATCAAGACAATGTTTG AGAGGATGGACGAAGAGGAGCCTGTTCAAGGGAGTTTCTTAAGTATGTTGCCCCCGGAGGGCCAACCTTCGTCCCACTCCAGCGTTCCACAGGAAAAATACCAACCTCGCCGTAAATAG
- the LOC103630587 gene encoding serine/threonine-protein kinase tricorner-like isoform X2 yields MLERKLQDAEVPVEEQNNILKHLEKKETEYMRLQRHKMGVEDFELLTIIGRGAFGEVRLCREKVSKNVYAMKKLKKSEMLRRGQVEHVKAERNLLAEVDSAYIVKLYYSFQDEEFLYLIMEYLPGGDMMTLLMRKDTLTEDEARFYIAETVLAIESIHKHNYVHRDIKPDNLLLDHSGHLKLSDFGLCKPLDSSNFPNLNEPDYMSGKVTTPLPDTTRLSNPSAPRRTQQEQLSHWQKNRRMLAYSTVGTPDYIAPEVLLKKGYGTECDWWSLGAIMYEMLVGYPPFYSEDPMSTCRKIVNWRSHLKFPEEAKLPPEAKALISKLLCNVEHRLGTKGAHEIKAHPWFGGVQWEKLYQMKAAFIPEVNGELDTQNFENFEEIGTQIQSSSKSGPWRKMLPSKDANFVGYTYKNFEIVNDDEVAGIAELKKKSSKPKRPTIKTMFERMDEEEPVQGSFLSMLPPEGQPSSHSSVPQEKYQPRRK; encoded by the exons ATGTTGGAGAGAAAATTACAAGATGCCGAAGTTCCTGTAGAAGAGCAAAATAACATTCTTAAGCATTTGGAGAAAAAAGAGACTGAATATATGCGCTTGCAGAGACACAAGATGGGAGTTGAAGATTTTGAACTTTTGACTATTATTGGGAGAGGTGCATTCGGAGAG GTGCGTCTTTGTAGAGAGAAGGTCTCTAAGAATGTTTATGCAATGAAAAAGCTCAAGAAATCTGAAATGCTTCGTAGGGGCCAG GTAGAACATGTCAAAGCTGAAAGGAACCTTCTTGCTGAAGTTGATAGTGCTTACATAGTTAAGCTCTATTATTCTTTCCAAGACGAAGAGTTCTTATATCTCATCATGGAATACCTTCCTGGTGGAGACATGATGACTTTACTTATGCGCAAAGACACACTAACAGAAGATGAAGCTAGATTTTATATTGCAGAAACTGTGCTTGCCATCGAGTCTATTCACAAGCACAACTATGTTCATCG GGATATCAAACCAGATAATCTTTTGTTAGATCACAGTGGTCACCTGAAGCTTTCTGACTTCGGTTTGTGTAAACCTTTGGACAGCAGTAATTTCCCTAATTTGAATGAACCAGATTATATGTCTGGAAAAGTTACCACACCTTTGCCTGATACCACTCGGTTAAGCAACCCTTCTGCACCGAGGCGTACACAGCAGGAGCAATTGTCACACTGGCAAAAGAACCGTCGGATGTTG GCATACTCAACAGTCGGTACACCTGATTATATTGCTCCAGAAGTGCTACTGAAGAAAGGATATGGAACGGAGTGTGACTG gTGGTCCCTTGGTGCTATTATGTATGAAATGCTAGTTGGTTACCCTCCATTTTATTCAGAGGACCCAATGTCTACTTGCAGAAAG ATTGTGAACTGGAGAAGTCACTTGAAATTCCCTGAAGAGGCAAAGCTTCCTCCTGAAGCTAAGGCTCTCATCAGCAAGCTTTTGTGTAATGTTGAGCATCGACTTGGTACAAAAGGAGCCCATGAAATAAAA GCGCATCCATGGTTCGGAGGTGTTCAGTGGGAGAAGTTGTATCAGATGAAAGCTGCTTTCATACCAGAAGTTAATGGAGAGTTGGATACTCAGAATTTTGAGAATTTCGAGGAG ATTGGAACTCAAATTCAAAGTTCATCCAAGTCAGGCCCTTGGAGAAAG ATGCTTCCATCCAAAGATGCAAACTTTGTTGGGTATACGTACAAGAACTTTGAAATTGTGAATGATGATGAAGTGGCAGGAATTG CAGAGTTGAAGAAAAAGAGTTCCAAACCAAAGCGACCAACCATCAAGACAATGTTTG AGAGGATGGACGAAGAGGAGCCTGTTCAAGGGAGTTTCTTAAGTATGTTGCCCCCGGAGGGCCAACCTTCGTCCCACTCCAGCGTTCCACAGGAAAAATACCAACCTCGCCGTAAATAG
- the LOC100381551 gene encoding uncharacterized protein LOC100381551 isoform 1 (isoform 1 is encoded by transcript variant 1) has protein sequence MTAAAVRFESHRLTHPSTSPPPESMVERRYTEEEEALEIKSLRRIIAAYANYQDAAERDVERYERSFKMLPTAHKKLLFHLGLKYQSLRWCISMNASFIMKMLEAFEPPFDMSQYVDDDVHAHPSILHDHSHMDCTHSSERGDCSIIAISRSNLSLDEQHDSPKEYTKRHEPSRETDNNKGGEDHMAGCSQPVGNMGMSQGAGIACNGDKNTGAAAYFQDKDVSASSAIENVALRHCTASSLKLNVPPIDVDKVRCIVRNIVRDWGDEGQKERDECYKPILEELNRLFPNRSDQRPPSCLVPGAGLGRLALDISSLGFVSQGNEFSYYMLICSNFILNHTQEANEWSIYPWIHSNCNSLSDNDQLRPVSFPDIHPSSAGITEGFSMCAGDFVEVYSEESQESAWDAVVTCFFLDTAHNIVEYIEIISKVLKDGGVWINLGPLLYHFADSYGPDDDMSIELSLEDVKKVAYHYGFTMEVEKMIETTYTANMKAMMQNRYRAAFWTMRKDASRSKACKPR, from the exons ATGACGGCCGCTGCCGTTCGATTTGAGAGCCACCGATTAACCCATCCATCCACCTCGCCGCCGCCGGAGAGTATGGTTGAGCGGCGGTACACCGAGGAGGAGGAGGCCCTCGAGATCAAGTCCCTCCGCCGCATCATCGCCGCCTACGCCAA CTATCAAGATGCTGCAGAAAGGGATGTCGAGAGATATGAGCGGTCATTCAAAATGCTTCCTACAGCGCACAAG AAACTTCTTTTCCACCTCGGTCTGAAGTACCAAAGTCTGAGATG GTGTATATCCATGAATGCATCTTTTATCATGAAAATGCTTGAG GCGTTTGAACCTCCTTTTGACATGAGTCAGTATGTAGATGATGATGTTCATGCTCATCCATCAATCTTGCATGACCATAGTCATATGGATTGCACTCATTCCAGCGAGAGGGGTGATTGCTCTATAATTGCTATCTCCAGAAGCAATTTATCATTGGATGAGCAGCATGATAGTCCCAAAGAATATACCAAGAGACATGAACCTTCAAGAGAAACTGATAATAATAAG GGAGGGGAAGATCACATGGCAGGCTGCTCCCAGCCTGTTGGCAACATGGGGATGTCTCAAGGTGCAGGCATTGCATGTAATGGTGATAAAAATACGGGTGCAGCAGCTTATTTCCAGGATAAAGatgtctctgcatcttctgctattGAAAAT GTAGCACTGCGGCACTGCACAGCTTCATCGCTCAAGTTAAATGTTCCTCCAATTGATGTTGACAAG GTAAGATGCATAGTAAGAAATATCGTGAGAGATTGGGGTGATGAG GGTCAAAAGGAACGTGATGAGTGCTATAAGCCCATTCTTGAGGAGCTTAATCGCCTTTTTCCTAACCGGAGCGATCAGAG GCCTCCTTCATGTCTTGTCCCTGGTGCTGGGCTTGGGAGATTGGCTCTTGATATATCTTCTCTGG GTTTTGTAAGCCAAGGGAATGAATTCTCATATTACATGCTGATCTGTTCAAATTTCATCCTGAACCA CACTCAAGAAGCTAATGAGTGGTCCATATATCCTTGGATACATAGCAACTGCAATTCTCTTTCTGACAACGATCAACTTCGTCCTGTTTCATTTCCTGACATTCATCCCTCAAG TGCAGGTATCACAGAGGGATTTTCAATGTGCGCTGGGGACTTTGTAGAGGTCTACAGCGAGGAAAGCCAAGAAT CTGCATGGGATGCTGTTGTAACTTGCTTTTTCCTGGATACGGCACACAATATCGTTGAATACATCGAGATCATATCAAAAGTTCTCAAGGATGGTGGG GTCTGGATTAACTTGGGTCCCCTTCTGTATCACTTTGCTGATTCATATGGGCCAGATGAT GATATGTCTATTGAATTAAGTTTGGAAGATGTGAAAAAGGTTGCTTACCATTATGGATTTACAATGGAG GTGGAGAAAATGATCGAGACTACTTACACTGCAAACATGAAAGCAATGATGCAG AATCGGTACCGTGCAGCATTCTGGACAATGAGGAAAGATGCGTCTCGGTCAAAAGCTTGTAAGCCTCGTTGA
- the LOC100381551 gene encoding uncharacterized protein LOC100381551 isoform 2 (isoform 2 is encoded by transcript variant 2), which produces MVERRYTEEEEALEIKSLRRIIAAYANYQDAAERDVERYERSFKMLPTAHKKLLFHLGLKYQSLRWCISMNASFIMKMLEAFEPPFDMSQSNLSLDEQHDSPKEYTKRHEPSRETDNNKGGEDHMAGCSQPVGNMGMSQGAGIACNGDKNTGAAAYFQDKDVSASSAIENVALRHCTASSLKLNVPPIDVDKVRCIVRNIVRDWGDEGQKERDECYKPILEELNRLFPNRSDQRPPSCLVPGAGLGRLALDISSLGFVSQGNEFSYYMLICSNFILNHTQEANEWSIYPWIHSNCNSLSDNDQLRPVSFPDIHPSSAGITEGFSMCAGDFVEVYSEESQESAWDAVVTCFFLDTAHNIVEYIEIISKVLKDGGVWINLGPLLYHFADSYGPDDDMSIELSLEDVKKVAYHYGFTMEVEKMIETTYTANMKAMMQNRYRAAFWTMRKDASRSKACKPR; this is translated from the exons ATGGTTGAGCGGCGGTACACCGAGGAGGAGGAGGCCCTCGAGATCAAGTCCCTCCGCCGCATCATCGCCGCCTACGCCAA CTATCAAGATGCTGCAGAAAGGGATGTCGAGAGATATGAGCGGTCATTCAAAATGCTTCCTACAGCGCACAAG AAACTTCTTTTCCACCTCGGTCTGAAGTACCAAAGTCTGAGATG GTGTATATCCATGAATGCATCTTTTATCATGAAAATGCTTGAG GCGTTTGAACCTCCTTTTGACATGAGTCA AAGCAATTTATCATTGGATGAGCAGCATGATAGTCCCAAAGAATATACCAAGAGACATGAACCTTCAAGAGAAACTGATAATAATAAG GGAGGGGAAGATCACATGGCAGGCTGCTCCCAGCCTGTTGGCAACATGGGGATGTCTCAAGGTGCAGGCATTGCATGTAATGGTGATAAAAATACGGGTGCAGCAGCTTATTTCCAGGATAAAGatgtctctgcatcttctgctattGAAAAT GTAGCACTGCGGCACTGCACAGCTTCATCGCTCAAGTTAAATGTTCCTCCAATTGATGTTGACAAG GTAAGATGCATAGTAAGAAATATCGTGAGAGATTGGGGTGATGAG GGTCAAAAGGAACGTGATGAGTGCTATAAGCCCATTCTTGAGGAGCTTAATCGCCTTTTTCCTAACCGGAGCGATCAGAG GCCTCCTTCATGTCTTGTCCCTGGTGCTGGGCTTGGGAGATTGGCTCTTGATATATCTTCTCTGG GTTTTGTAAGCCAAGGGAATGAATTCTCATATTACATGCTGATCTGTTCAAATTTCATCCTGAACCA CACTCAAGAAGCTAATGAGTGGTCCATATATCCTTGGATACATAGCAACTGCAATTCTCTTTCTGACAACGATCAACTTCGTCCTGTTTCATTTCCTGACATTCATCCCTCAAG TGCAGGTATCACAGAGGGATTTTCAATGTGCGCTGGGGACTTTGTAGAGGTCTACAGCGAGGAAAGCCAAGAAT CTGCATGGGATGCTGTTGTAACTTGCTTTTTCCTGGATACGGCACACAATATCGTTGAATACATCGAGATCATATCAAAAGTTCTCAAGGATGGTGGG GTCTGGATTAACTTGGGTCCCCTTCTGTATCACTTTGCTGATTCATATGGGCCAGATGAT GATATGTCTATTGAATTAAGTTTGGAAGATGTGAAAAAGGTTGCTTACCATTATGGATTTACAATGGAG GTGGAGAAAATGATCGAGACTACTTACACTGCAAACATGAAAGCAATGATGCAG AATCGGTACCGTGCAGCATTCTGGACAATGAGGAAAGATGCGTCTCGGTCAAAAGCTTGTAAGCCTCGTTGA